The sequence CTTTAGCACAGCAATTTATATCATTTCTCGACATAAACAAAAAAGCCGTACAACGATTGATATCGTTGTACGGCGACTTATATCCTTTTTCGAGCTTTTCGGTGAGCAAAAAGCTTATCCTTCAGCCTCTACGGTAACCTTAAGCGTTGCGGAAACATCCATGAAAAGCTTTACCCCAACCTCGTAATTCCCCAACGCTTTAATCGGGGCCTCAAGGCTTATCTTTCTGCGGTCGACACTAACCCCTTCGTTCTTCAGCGCCTCAGCAATATCCCCTGAAGTAACCGTACCGAAAAGTTTCCCGGACTCTCCGGCTTTAGCAGACACCTTCAGACTCAACTGCTGCAATCTATCCGCTATCTCACGTGCAGCGATTCTCTGCTGTTCGATTTTTTTAGCCTGCTGTTTTCTTTCTGTATCAAGCGCCCTGAGAGCGCCTTCGGTAGCTCTGAGCGCTATCCCCTGCGGAATAAGATAATTGTTGGCATAGCCGTTTTTCACCTCCACGACTTCACCGGCGTCACCAAGCGTTACAATATCTTTTTTTAAAATAACTTTCACAGCTTTGCTTCCTCAATTTCAATAAATGTTTAAACAAAATTCTCTAACCACCTTATTTGTACTCGTCCGCAACATAGGGAATAATAGAAAGAAACCTTGCCCATTTAACCGAATGGGTGAGAAGGTTCTGCTCTTTTGCGGATAATCCTGTAATGCGACGCGGAATAATCTTTCCCTGATCGTTGATGAAGCGTTTCAGTTTTCTTTCATCCCGGTAGTCAAAAAAAACAACCTGATTCTTTGATACTTTTTTCTTGGAGGCAAGCGCATTACCTATCGACTTGCTCATCGATGTA is a genomic window of Prosthecochloris marina containing:
- the rpsR gene encoding 30S ribosomal protein S18, which produces MKQRRTNTSMSKSIGNALASKKKVSKNQVVFFDYRDERKLKRFINDQGKIIPRRITGLSAKEQNLLTHSVKWARFLSIIPYVADEYK
- the rplI gene encoding 50S ribosomal protein L9 gives rise to the protein MKVILKKDIVTLGDAGEVVEVKNGYANNYLIPQGIALRATEGALRALDTERKQQAKKIEQQRIAAREIADRLQQLSLKVSAKAGESGKLFGTVTSGDIAEALKNEGVSVDRRKISLEAPIKALGNYEVGVKLFMDVSATLKVTVEAEG